A stretch of DNA from Maridesulfovibrio ferrireducens:
GGAGTGGAAAATACCCCATAAGAAGCAATTTCTTGAAAATCTGAAATCTTTACAACTTCAATTTCAAGCCCTGCTTCAAGCACAGCTTCCTTCACTATTTTTTCAGCCTTCGCACATTTGGGACACCCAGGTCCCAGAACTTGAATTTTCATACTTATTCTCCTTTTAGATTGCTAAAGAGCAACATCTTTTGGCAAAAAAACCAACATCACTACTATGTTCACGATTTGCTTGTTTGCTTATTTGGCAATTTAGCCAAATATTTCTTTTTGTCAACTATACCTCCTGACCGCTGGCACAACACATGCATATTTTTATTATAAAAAGCAAAAT
This window harbors:
- a CDS encoding thioredoxin family protein; translated protein: MKIQVLGPGCPKCAKAEKIVKEAVLEAGLEIEVVKISDFQEIASYGVFSTPAVAIDGEVKIVGRVPSKNDVLGWITG